Part of the Intestinibacillus sp. Marseille-P6563 genome is shown below.
AAACCCCAGCATGAGCTGCTTTTTCCGGTCTACGCCCTGCTCCAGGATTTCCAGCAGATCGCGCGCCGCTTCTTCGCCGCTGGTCTGATAATAATAATGCGCCGTTGCCAATTTGGGCCGCACGAGTTCACTCAAGCGGGAGTGACCAATCCCCGCCAGGGCAACATCCTGCGGAATGCGCCGCCCCATTTCTTCCAGCCGTTTTTTCACGCCGACCGCAATGGAGTCCGTAGCACAAAAAATCCCTTCCAGATCGCTCACGCGCGCCAACAGCCGGCCAGCCGCGGCATAGCCGCCGTCGATCGAAAAGTCACTCTGTTCCATCCAGGCCGGGTCGGCATGCAGTCCGGCTTCCTGCAAAGCATCCTGATAACCGGCACGCCGTGCTGCACCCGCCGCTTTATCGCGCGGTGTCACACCGACATAGCCGATGCGCCGCCGCCCCTGCTGCAAAAGCAGGTTTACCAGCGCCTTGGCCGCGCCGCGGTCATCGTGATAAACGCAGGTGATGCCCTCCATCCGCTGGCCAATCAGCACCGAAGGAACGCCCAGCACACCGAGCGCCTGCCGGTGTGCCGCCGACAGAATGGTCGCCACCAAAATCACACCGTCCACATTGCCGCTGCGAAAGACTTCCAGATACTCCATTTCCTTTTGCGGATTGTTGTCGGTGTTGGCCAGCAACAGATGATAGCCCTTTTCTTCCAGCACCCGCGAGATGCCTGCCACCACGCGGCTGATGGATTCCGAATCGATGCGCGGCACGATCACGCCCACCATGCGGCTTTTGCCGGTGCGCAGGGTCTGCGCCTGCTGGGACGGGACGTATCCGGTCTCCTCGATCACACGGCGGATGGCTTCCCGCTTTTCCGAGCTGACATATCCATTATTTAAATAGCGCGACACAGCGGTTTTGGAAACACCGGCACGCCGTGCAATTTCTGCACTTGTCATAATCTGCTTACCCTCCCACGGGTGATATTTTACATTTTTTGCAACAAATCAGACTTGCAAATGAGTTCGGTATTATTGTAGCATAGTCCGCATGAATATGCAAAGGGACCGCGTAGCAGAGAGAAAAAAGCGCTGCAAATCGTTGCAGCGCTTTGAGAATCTTTAAATGCGGGCCGCAATGTCAAAGCCGGTCTTGGTGGCTTTGCGAACGGTCTCCACGCCATCGGCATCGCCGATGCAGTACGTATTGAGCGGCATTTCTTCCAGCATTTCGCCGAACAGATTGTTCACGCTCTTCAGGCCAAAGGCCGTGATGACGGTATCGCAGGGCAGCAGCTTCTTTTCGCCCTCGGTCTCGATGACAACGCCGTCAGTGTTGATCTCTACCACCTTGCTGTTGCCGATCTGCTGTACATGGCCGTGCCATACTTCGTCAAACAGCGCCTTGCGGGTGATGGCGAACATCTTGCTGCAAAAGTCCTCAACCGGAATCATATCGACGACCGTGACTTCCTTGCCCTCGCGGGACAGGCCGACCGAGCATTCAATACCGGACAGACCCGCGCCACAGATAACAACCTTCTGGCCGATCGGCGCGCGGCGGTTTTCGGCGTCGCTCAGGCTGACTACATTCGGACCGTCCACGCCCGGGATCGGCGGTACAAAATACTGGCTGCCGGTCGCGATGATGACTTCATCCGGCTTTTCGGCCAGGATGGTCGCCTTGTCGGCCGCCGTGTTGAGACGAATATCGGCGCCGCACTTCATGGTCGTGCGTACCATCCACTCGGTATAATTGCGCATCAGATCCTTGAACGGGACCGCACTCGCGTCGTGCAGCATGCCGCCCAGGCAGTCGTCCTTCTCAAACAGGACCACATCATGGCCGCGGTCTACGGCTGTCTGTGCAGCCTGCATACCCGCCGGGCCGCCGCCGACGATGACGACCTTCTTCTTTTTGCGGGCCGGTTCGACCTTGCCTTCCGGGTACTTATATTCCCGGCCGACGATCGGGTTGACCGCGCAGCGGACCGGCAGACCGAAGAAAATCCGGCCGCAGCCATCCATGCAGCGCAGGCAGGGACGGGTGTCCTCGCTGCAGCCCTTGACGGCATTGTGAATCAGTTCCGGGTCAGCCATCAGGCTGCGGCACATGCCGACCATATCGGCCTTACCGGATGCAATAATCTCTTCCGCTTCTTCCAGGGACATGATATTGCCGACCACCGAGACCGGAATATCCAGTTCCTTCTTAAACATTGCGGCATACTTGACGTTCTGCTGACGCTCCTGCAGATACAGCGGGACCGAATACTTGACGCCCGGCTCGACAAAGACGTTACCGCAGGAGATGTGCGCCATATCGATGTATTTCTGCGCTTCCTTGAGGAAAGCCAGGGTATGCTCGGGCTTTAAGCAGCCGTTGCCCGACTCGGGGCCGCAGCCCGGTTCGCCGGTGTCGGTCATTTCTTCGGCCGATACACGCATTTCGAGCGGGAAATCTTCGCCGACCGCCTCGCGGATAGCCTTCAAAATCTCCAACGGGAAGCGCATACGGTTTTCCATGCTGCCGCCGTATTCGTCGGTACGGATGTTGGAAGCCGGGCTGAGAAACTGGCCAAAGAGGTTGTTGTGACCGGCATGGATGAAGATGAGGTCAAAACCGGCAGCCTTGACGCGCTTGCAGCAGTCAACAAACTGGCCGATGACATAGTCCATATCCGCACGGTCCATGACCTTGATGTCCTGCATGCGGCCCGGAGTGGGCAGATAGGAGGACGAGAAACCGGGCTTGGTGTTCATGGACGGAACACCGCCCTTGCCGGCGTGTGCGATTTCAATGGACATCTTAGCGCCGTATTCGTGCGCCACTTCAGGAATCAGCGACAGCGCGGTCACATACCGGTCGTGCTGCACGTTCAGTTCGCCATAGAAGCAGACCGGACGCTCCCAGTCGATCTGGGTGTCGCCGATGATGATCTGTGAAACGCCCGAACGCGCCTGCATGCGGATAAATTCCAGATATTCTTCGGTCACTTCGCCCGCGGCATTGGACAGACAGCTGACCATAGGGGTGAACTCAATGCGGTTTTTCAGCGTGACGCTGCGCAGCTTGAGGGGCGAAAAAACGTGGGGAAATTTACATTTGCTCATTGATAAAACCTCCTAAAGTCAATTTTTAGTCCATACGGAGAACGGCCTTGATGCACTTGCCCTCGCCCGATTCGGCAAAGGCTTCGTTGATCTGTTCAAACGGATAGAACTTGATCAGCTTATCAAACGGGAACATGCCCTTCTTATAGTAATCCAGCAGCTTGGGGATGAACACCTTGGGGATGGAGTCGCCTTCCAAAACGCCGATCAGGCTCTTGGCGTCGCCCATCAGTTCGGCCTGGATGTTGAAGGTGACGTCGCCGGTCGCGCCCAGTACCACGCAGGTGCCCATGAAGCGGCAGGCTGCCAGGGCTTTCTTGACGAAATCGGGCACGCCCGAGGTATCGATGGCATAGTTGACGCCGCCGTTTGTGATCTCGTTGCGGATCTTGCCGACGATGTCATCCACTTCCTTGCGGTTGATGGTGTGCGTCGCGCCCAGCTCCTTGGCCAGTTCCAAGCTCTTGGGGTTGCCGCCCACGGCAATGATCTTTTCACAGCCCGTGATCTTGGCCGCCATAATGGCGCTCATGCCGACCGTGCCGCAGCCAAAGACCGCGATGGACGAGCCAAATTCCGGGCGCAGACGGTTGAGGACCGCACCGGCGCCGGTCTGGATGCCGCAGCCCAGCGGCCCGATGAGCGCCAGGTCGATGTCGTCATCGGTCACCTTGACCGCATTGGATACATTGACGATCGCATGGGTGGCAAACGAAGACTGTGCAAAGAACGTCGAAATCGGCTGACCGTCCAAGGTGGACAGACGGGTGGTGCCGTCCGGCTGCACGCCGCCAAAGTTGATGGCATTCAATTGTTCACAGGCATGCGGATGGCCGGTCATGCAGTTGTAGCATTTGCCGCACGAGCCAAAGGTCAGACCAACGCGGTCGCCGACCTGAAACTCGGTCACATCCGGGCCAACTTCCACAACTACGCCGCTTCCTTCATGGCCGAGTACGGCCGGCAGCGGCACGGGAATAAACTGATTCTGCACGGCCGCGTCAGTGTGGCAGACGCCGCAGGCCGTGATTTTGACGAGCAGTTCATGCGCCTTGGGCGCCGCCAGCTCGACTTCTTCTATTTGATAAGGTGCTCCGGCGCGATGCGTCACAGCAGCTTTGATTTTCATGGTGGCTTCCTCCTAAAATCGATCATTTGGTTGGAATCGGGCTGCCCGCCCAGCCGGGCAGCCCAACCCATGGAAGATTGAGAGAGATGGTTTACGGTTTGCTGCAATCGAGCAGGATCTTGGGATATTTGGAGGTCTTGAAGACATCAAAACTCTCTACCGCTTCGCTCAGCGGCATGATCTTGCCGATGATCTTATCGGTCTGCATGCGCTTGATCATCTTGATCGCGCGCGGCATAATGGAAGTTGTGGTAAAGACGGTCTGAATACGCCCTTCCTTCATATATAGTTCGTGCAGGTTGAGCGGCATTTCGAACTTGGGCGGGAAAACGGCGAAATATACCGCAGTGCCGCAGCGTGCCAGAATATTGATCGGCGTCTGTGCCGCCTTGGGCGAACCGGACATCTCAAAGACATAGTCAAAGCCAACACCGTCGGTAATGTCCATGGCGCGGGCCACCACGTCGTCGTTAAACGGGTCGATGACATATTCGGCGCCCATATCCAGCGCCATCTGCCGCTTTTCGGCCACCGGCTCGATGACCGTGATGCGGGCCGCGCCCGACAGCAGGATCTGATTGAGCATGATCGAACCAATGCCGCCAACACCGGCAACCGCAACCGTGGCGCCGTGCCGGATGGGAGCCAGATCCATGGCCCGCAGGCAGCAGTTGGTCGGCTCGACGATGGCGTATTCCTTCAGGTCAGCATCGTCCGGCAGTTTATAGACCGTTTTCACGTCCGTGACAACATATTCGGCAAACGCGCCCGTAGGCTTGGAATTGATGCAGTATTGGGTCATGCCCTTCTTGCACCATTCGCACTCGCCGCAATGCGAAACCGGGAACATGGTGACCTTGTCGCCGACTTTATAACCCGCCGCAGCGGCCTGTTCGCCGATCTCAACGATCGTGCCCGAAGCTTCATGGCCGAGCGGTGCCGGCGGCTTGGCGCTCATCACGCCCATGGTGACCTGATGGACATCGGTCGCGCAAAGTGCCGCATAAGCGATTTTTACTTTGACTTCATTGGGGCCGACTTCCGGAATCGGAACCTCTTTGAGTTCGATTTTGTCGGTGTCCGTCCACCATAGTTGCTTCATAGTAGCCATTTTTGTCCATCTCCTTGTTGTAAAATCTGTGAAATTCCTTAGTTCGCGCGTCCGGCGGCTCGCAGTTCGGAAACGATGTTTTCATAGGTCTGTTTATCGAGCTTATACGCAAACATGGCAATGGCACAAACGATCGCGCACAGGCCGACAAACATGTGAGAACCAAAGTTCATGGTGAACAGAACCAGTCCGCTCTGCTCGGCGTTCGGTACAAAACCGACCATATCCAGCACCACGGCCGCGCCCGAAATGGCCAGCGCCTGACCAATTTTCAGCATAAAGTTGATGACCGTGGACACAAAGCCAGCACAATAGACGCCATATTTATGGTACGTATATTCGGCGGTATCGGGCATCATACCGAATACATTGCTCAGCATCATGCCGGAGCCGATGCCGACGCCCGCTTGCAGGACGTAGTAAATCGCCTGCGCAGTCGCCGATTCGATGGGAAGGAAGAAGGAAACAATCGAGCATACGGCAACGATCGAGAAAGCAACGCCGCCGATGGTACCCTTGTTTTTGACCTTGGAAACCAAATAGCTGACCGAAAATGCACCGATCATGCCGCAGATCGACCAGACGGTCTGGGTGTTGGAGTACAGCAGATCATTGCCTGCATTGTACGTACAGAAGTACAGACGGAAGGTCATACCGCCCTGAATGATGCCCCATCCGAGATACGCAATCGCGATCTGGATGACCGGCCAGTTGCCCTTGAGGACTTTAAACTGCTGGATAAAGCTGACCTTTTCCGATTTCTCCATGTCCACCTTGACGATTTCCTTGGAGGACAAGATGGTGATGATGAAGAAGGGCGCTGCGAGGAGCGAGAATACAATGGCTGCGCGCTGGTAACCGGACGGGCCGCCGCCAGTCGCGTTGACGATACGCAAGGTCGCGAAGGACAGCACGGTCATGGCCAGGAATGCGCCGGTCATACGGTAGCTGGACAGTGCGCTGCGGGTCTCGGTGTCGCGAGTCATCAGGGCCGGCATCGCCGAGTAGGTTACGTTTACCATGGTGTACAGCAGCACGAGGATAAAGTACATGCCCAGGCCCCACCAGGTGCGCATGGTTTCCGACCATTCCAGATTGGTGGTAAAAGTCAGGACGTTGAAGATCAGCATCGGGATAAACGAGAACATAATCCAGGGACGATAGCGACCCCAACGGGTGTTGGTCCGGTCGGCCAGCGCGCCAACGACCGGGTCGTTGACCGCGTCCCAGAACTTGGACAAAAAGATGATGACACCGACAACGGTTGCATTGATCAGCGCAATGTCGGTCAAATAGAAGACCAGATACGAGCTTACCATCGACCAGCTCATATTACAGGCAAAGTCACCGCAGGCATATCCCATTTTCTTGGGGACACTCAGTTTGGTATATTCATCAACCGGTTTCATGGGCCTCCTCCTTCTCTTTTCCATATGAAATTTTAAAATTCCCTTACTTATTCATCAGCGAACGGATATATGCGATCACATCGGCCGAATGATAGCCGTATTTCTTTTGCAGCTCTTCGCCGCTGCCAAAGCCTGCATAGACCTGCGGGATGCCAAAGCGCTTGAAGCTCTTGGGCGTGATGCCTTCATCGACGAAGAAGTCCGCCAGCGAGCTGGCCAGACCGCCGCTCATCAGATGGTCTTCCCATACCACGATGTTGCCAGTTTCGGCGGCTGCCTTGCGGACCGCTTCCTGGTCAAACGGCTTGATCGTGTACATATCGATGACGCGCACCTGGATGCCGTCCTTGGCCAGCTCTTCGGCGGCGTCCAGCGCCATGCCGACCATTTCGCCATGGGCGATGATGGTCGCGTCCGTGCCTTCGCGGGCGGTCACGCTGCCGCCGATGGAAAATTCGATGGTGCCGGGCTCATACAGCGGACGGTCCTTCTTGCCCTGTGCCAGACGAATGTACATCGGCCCCGGATAATCCATGGACAGCTTGAGGATATCGCGGATCATGTTCGGGTCGCCGATCGACAGAACGGTCATATTGACAAACGACTTAACGATTGCGATGTCTTCCATGGCATTGTGGGTCGAGCCGCCGCCCGACGTCAGGCCGCCGCCCGTACCGATGATGCGCACCGGAAGGTTCTGATAACAAACCGCCGTGCGGACCTGCTCGCAGGAACGCATGGACAGGAACGGCAGCATGCCCATGATGACCGGGATATTGCCTTCGAGCGCCAGACCGGCGGCCACGCCGACACAGTTCTGCTCGGCGATGCCGACATCGATGTAGCGGTCCGGATAGTGCTGCCGGAAGTTTTTCAGGTTCATGCCGACGTCCGGGGTGCAGACAAACAGTTTCTCGTTGGTTTTTCCGATCTCGTCGAGCGTGTCGCCGATGACGCTGCGCGCCGAGATCCATTCTCCAAAGTTAAACGATCCTGCCATGGTTATGCCTCCTTACCGTAGTTCTTCTTCAAATCGGCCAGTGCCTGTGCCCAGTCTTCCTTGTTCAGGCTGCCTGCATGCCAGCCGATGTTGCGTTCCATAAAGTCAACGCCCTTGCCCTTGGTCGTGTGCGCGACGATGGCGGTCGGACGGAGGGTGGAGGTGGGCGGCAGGCTGTCCAGCGCATCGACGATGGCGTTCATATCGTGGCCGTCGATCTCGATGACGTTCCAGCCAAAGGCCTTCCACTTATCGGCATATGGCTCCATGACCGTAATCTCTTCGGTGTACGAGCACATCATCTGCTGGTTGCGGTCGATGACAGCCACCAGATTGCCCAGTTCATACGAGCGAGCCGACATCGCGGCTTCCCAGACCGAGCCTTCGCAGGTCTCACCGTCGCCCAGCATGCAGACGACGCGATGGCTTTCGCCCTTGACCTTGGCCGAAATGGCCATGCCAACTGCCATCGCCAGGCCCTGGCCCAGCGAACCGGACGAGCATTCCACGCCAGGCAGCTGCACCTTGCACGGATGCATGCCGTATGCGCTGTCCAACTTGCCGTAGGTTTCGACAATGTGGTCATAATCAAAGAATCCGCGCAGCGCCATAGCGATGTACATGCAAACCGCGCCATGTCCCTTGCTCAAAATAAAGCGGTCGCGCGCCGGATTTTGAATGTTGTTCGGGTCGACGTTAAGCCCATGATGGAACAACCCAATCAGCAAATCGGTCATGGACAGGTCGCCGCCGATATGCACCGACCCTTCGTACACGCCGCACAGGTTGATGAGCTTTGTCCGCATCTCATACGCCAGATTTTCCAAGCGTAAAACTTCCTGCTTGTCTGCCATTTCACATGCCTCCTTGGAATTTTACATCACAAATCCTGTTTCCAAACAGTTTTGTGCAATACACCTTATTTAGCCAGCATTTTCTCGCTGTTTTTCATTATAGTACCGAAAATAGAGGTGTTTATCTACCCGAATTCCAGACCTGCTTTGTCTATTTGTGTCCGTTTCCAAGCCATCCTCGAGCCGGTCTTGTGCAGTATGTACAATCTGTGCCGCTGTCTTTTTTCCAAAGCGCACAAGCGGCCATTTATTCCAGATCAGGATTGCACTTGATGAGAATTTTCGGATATTTGCCGGTCAACTGGGCGTCAAAGGCCGCAACACCGTCTTCCAAATCGAAGACCGTCTGGGTCAGAACATCCAGATTCAGCCGGGTCAGCATCTGCAAAGCGCGCGGATACGCATACGGCGCAACAAAAACGCCGGTTATGGTGATTTCGTTGAAATAGCAGTACTGGGAGATGTTAAACGGCATCTCATAATCGTTGGGATACTGCGCCCCGTAAATCAGCATGCCGCCCTTGGCGGTGATGGGCAGCAGCGTGGGCGCCGCATGCGCCGAACCCGAGCAGTCCAGAACCACGTCATAGCCCCGTCCGTCGGTCAGCGCCATGGCACGCTGCACAACATCTTCACTGGTCGGGTCGATCGTATATTGCGCGCCCAGCTGCATGGCCAGCTCGCGACGGTCGGCAATCGGCTCGATCATGGTCAGCGAGGTCGCGCCATACAGGCTCAGGGTCTGCAAGGCCAGCAGACCGATTGGACCGCCGCCGCAGACGCAAACACGCATACCGGCCTTCATCTGGGCCTTGTCCATCATGCGGATAATGATCGACATGGGCTCGAGCAGGCAGCCTTCCTTGAGGCTGATTTCGTCCGGCAGTTTGTATACCTGGTCTTCATGCCAGATCAGTTCGGAAGCAAAGCCCGGACGGTTGTATGCCTGCCCGTTCTCGCAAAACTGCTGCTGGCCATTCTGGCAGTAGTAGCAGCCGCCGCAGAAACGCAGGAAGTTGCCGGCTACCCGGTCGCCAACCTTCAAACCCTTGTGATGGGCTTCGGGTCCCAGTTCCACCACGACGCCGGAAATCTCATGGCCCAGCGGGATGGGTTCGGTCGAGCCGGGCTCCTGCCCAAAACACCCACCAACGCAATGGGGGTCGGAGCCGCAAATGGCACAGTATGCGACCTTGATGCGCACGTCCTGCGGTCCCAGTTCCGGGAACGGCAGATCGACCAACGCAACTTTGCCCCGGGTCTCAGGATTGGGGTCCTTCATGTCTCCGACGTATACGCCACACAGGGTTTTCATGGTTTTCATGCAATGCTTCCTCCTTCAATTTCGTGATTTTATACAAATTAGCGAAGGTTTATCTTTCCTTTTCATCTATTTTAACGACCACAAATTTTCGCAGCAACCTCTATTCGGACATGCTTTTCCGAAATCTCGTCCGTTTTACAACGGTGTTTTGGGCAATCTCAACTTGACATTTCGCTGAGAGGGTGTTATATGTAGCCAAAATTCACGAATGGGGTGATTGGCTTTATGAGCAAACAGAAGCAGGCGCAGCTGGATCAGTTCCAGCAGGAGTTGAAACCCGGTGAAGTCCTGGAAGCCATTGGAGAATTTCGCATTCTGCCGGTGCTGTTTCCCTTTTTTCTGATTGCCGCGATTTCGTTTGTTGTCGGGCGGGTCTTTTCGTCTTCGCTGATGCTTCTGTTGGCGACCAATCTGATTTGTGTCTGGATGATGGCCGATGCGGCACGCGCCCTTGTCACCATCCAAAACTCTTGTGTTCTGGTGACCAACCGCCGTGCTTTTGGTTTGGCGGCCGGCAAGCGATTCAATCTGACCCATCATCAGATCCAGCAAATCCATGCCCGGCGTGGCCTGTTTTTGGATTCCGGGGAAGCGCGCAGCAGTGTTTTTCTCAAGCACCTTTGCAACCAAAAGACTGTGCAGGCAGCCATTGAGCAGCACCGAAAAAAGAAATAACGTATCCCCACCATACTTGTTGCAGCGGCGCTTTCCTTTCTGCGCCGCCTTCAGCCGTTTGTCCACTTAAGTTGCGATTCCTTTGCGTGTTTCAGAGAGAGGTGCGTTTTTTTGCTTCGCGAATACAGCAACGACAATACGCTTTATCAAATCAATATCGATACGGTTTTCTTCCCCTGCTTTGATTTTGTCATCCATTACGCCGAGCAGCTTCCCGCATCGATTGTAACATTTGAACACACCCATAATCTTTATGAAATCTTTTATGGGCTCCGCGGCACGGTGGTATGCCATTGCCAAGATCAGGCCGTCACGCTGGGGCCGGATGATGTGATCCTGATCGGCAAAGGAAATTCGCATTCGATTGAATTTGATCCGCAGAAATCGGCGACATATCTGGCCTTTATCTTTGATATTGTTCCCAAAACCGACCCGGCTTCGGCGACCTCCGAAATGGAGTTCGACAAGATTATCGAAGCGTTATCCTATGTTGACAAACAACGATATGTCTATGGACATTGCAATCACTCGCAAGCTTATTTGTTGGACGATATCGAACAGGAACTGCGGCAGCATCAAATCGGCTGGAGCGGTATGGTTGGTATGCTGTTTTACCGCTTTTTTATAAACGTCTTGCGGGAATTTGCGCCTAACAAGTCCGGAGGAGATGTTCCAGCGGGCTATAAAAACATTGCCCTGCTGGCATCCAAGTACATTCATGCCAACTATGCCGAAAAACTGACGATTGATATGGTCGCTGATGCGATGCACGTTACACCACGGCATGTCAACCGGCTGTTTAATGAATTATTTGGTACATCTTTTGCTTATACGGTCAATGGTATCCGTACCGAATATGCGCGGCCCTATCTGCTCACCACCGATGAATCCATTGAACGGATTGCCGCACGTGTGGGGCTTCCCTCTGGGAAAGTCCTGACCAAATTGTTTAAAGAGCGGCATGGCATGACCCCGTCCGAATACCGTGCTGCCAACAAAAAGACGCATTAGCGTTTCCACAAGTGCATCCATCATTTTCAAACAAACCTCCTGCCGCGAGTATTCCCGGCAGGAGGTCTTTTGCGTAAAAAGATCAAGTTCCTTCTATACATCCAATCGAAAAACAATTATAATAAACATAACAACTAGCCTTGCCCTTTGTCGGCAAGGGACTCCTGGAGGTAGCCAAAAAATGCCGTATGTCTTGATTGGAATCGCCATTTTGATCCTGCTTGGAATCATATTCATTGCCATTTATAACCGTTTACAACAGCTTCAAATCAAAATAGAAGAAGCTGGTTCCGGCATCGATATCGCTTTGGAAAAGCGTTATGACCTGCTTTCCGAGCAGCTGGCCGTAGTCAAAAAATATCTTTCTCATGAGTACGATACGCTCACCGATGTGACTGCCCTACGCAGCGGAACGGCGGGTGAAGAACGCCGTCTGGATCTTCAGCAGGAGCTTTCTACTGAAGCGGTCCGCAGCATCGATGCAGAGATTTCTCGGCAAAGCCGCAGTATGGAAGAAATCCGCCATCAGCTCGACCGCAGCCGCTTTTCCCGTCCCAATGCGGGCAAACACGGCGCGCAAAACCACGCGCGGCAGGAACAAAACAACCTTTCGCAGGTGACCGGCTTCCGCCAAAATGCGTTCAATCAGAAGATCAGGACCCTGGCAGATGCCCATCGCAGTCTGTCTGGTATAGCAGCCGGAATCGATGCCCTGTGCGAACAATATCCCCTGCTCAATTCCTGGATCTCGATCGACCAATTTCAGCGCTCCATCAGCAACACCGAGGAATATTTGCAGGCAGCCAGACGGTTGTATAACTCCAATGTTTCCCTTTATAACCAGACCGTCCGCACCATTCCATGGTCGATTGTTGCGTCGCTCTTCCATATGGAAGAAGCCAGCTTCTATGAAGCAGAAGAACACAAACGTTCCTTCCAAGTAAGTTTTGATTAAGCGAGGACAGCCAATATGAATCACGCCTCACAATTGGACCGATTGCAGAAAAAGGCCCAGGCGCGCTACCGGGTGATGTTTATTCTCACCGCCCTTCTCTTTGTCGTGTTTGCAGTCCTCCTCGGCCGCTACGGATTTGGCACCGACGCCGATCCGCTCTTCAAACGAATTGCTGCCGCTGTCTGCGTATCGGGCGCGATTGCCCTCGCATTTTGTGGGATATTTTACCTCCTGCTTGTCAAAAAATCCTATGATGCCTTTAATCTGTACTTCAAACAACATTATGTACTTCCCCTGATCGAACAAAGCGGATATTTCGAAAACCTTTCTTACTCCCCGCACAACCGCTTTTCCTATGACGAAATCCGTGACAGCGCCGTTGTTGCCACCGGAGATCCGAAATATTTCCACAGCGAGGATTTTCTGTCGGGCAGCTATCAGGGCATCGGCTTCCTTTACGGCGATGTCGAAACCAAACACATCGTCCGATCGGGCAAAAAGCGTGAGGTACGCACCATTTTCGAAGGCCAAATCATGCGCTTTTCCTCTTTTGATGAAAACAAGCGCAGTTTTGGACACCTGCAAATCTTTGAAAACGC
Proteins encoded:
- a CDS encoding NAD(P)-dependent alcohol dehydrogenase yields the protein MKIKAAVTHRAGAPYQIEEVELAAPKAHELLVKITACGVCHTDAAVQNQFIPVPLPAVLGHEGSGVVVEVGPDVTEFQVGDRVGLTFGSCGKCYNCMTGHPHACEQLNAINFGGVQPDGTTRLSTLDGQPISTFFAQSSFATHAIVNVSNAVKVTDDDIDLALIGPLGCGIQTGAGAVLNRLRPEFGSSIAVFGCGTVGMSAIMAAKITGCEKIIAVGGNPKSLELAKELGATHTINRKEVDDIVGKIRNEITNGGVNYAIDTSGVPDFVKKALAACRFMGTCVVLGATGDVTFNIQAELMGDAKSLIGVLEGDSIPKVFIPKLLDYYKKGMFPFDKLIKFYPFEQINEAFAESGEGKCIKAVLRMD
- a CDS encoding MFS transporter, yielding MKPVDEYTKLSVPKKMGYACGDFACNMSWSMVSSYLVFYLTDIALINATVVGVIIFLSKFWDAVNDPVVGALADRTNTRWGRYRPWIMFSFIPMLIFNVLTFTTNLEWSETMRTWWGLGMYFILVLLYTMVNVTYSAMPALMTRDTETRSALSSYRMTGAFLAMTVLSFATLRIVNATGGGPSGYQRAAIVFSLLAAPFFIITILSSKEIVKVDMEKSEKVSFIQQFKVLKGNWPVIQIAIAYLGWGIIQGGMTFRLYFCTYNAGNDLLYSNTQTVWSICGMIGAFSVSYLVSKVKNKGTIGGVAFSIVAVCSIVSFFLPIESATAQAIYYVLQAGVGIGSGMMLSNVFGMMPDTAEYTYHKYGVYCAGFVSTVINFMLKIGQALAISGAAVVLDMVGFVPNAEQSGLVLFTMNFGSHMFVGLCAIVCAIAMFAYKLDKQTYENIVSELRAAGRAN
- a CDS encoding zinc-dependent alcohol dehydrogenase, translated to MATMKQLWWTDTDKIELKEVPIPEVGPNEVKVKIAYAALCATDVHQVTMGVMSAKPPAPLGHEASGTIVEIGEQAAAAGYKVGDKVTMFPVSHCGECEWCKKGMTQYCINSKPTGAFAEYVVTDVKTVYKLPDDADLKEYAIVEPTNCCLRAMDLAPIRHGATVAVAGVGGIGSIMLNQILLSGAARITVIEPVAEKRQMALDMGAEYVIDPFNDDVVARAMDITDGVGFDYVFEMSGSPKAAQTPINILARCGTAVYFAVFPPKFEMPLNLHELYMKEGRIQTVFTTTSIMPRAIKMIKRMQTDKIIGKIMPLSEAVESFDVFKTSKYPKILLDCSKP
- a CDS encoding LacI family DNA-binding transcriptional regulator → MTSAEIARRAGVSKTAVSRYLNNGYVSSEKREAIRRVIEETGYVPSQQAQTLRTGKSRMVGVIVPRIDSESISRVVAGISRVLEEKGYHLLLANTDNNPQKEMEYLEVFRSGNVDGVILVATILSAAHRQALGVLGVPSVLIGQRMEGITCVYHDDRGAAKALVNLLLQQGRRRIGYVGVTPRDKAAGAARRAGYQDALQEAGLHADPAWMEQSDFSIDGGYAAAGRLLARVSDLEGIFCATDSIAVGVKKRLEEMGRRIPQDVALAGIGHSRLSELVRPKLATAHYYYQTSGEEAARDLLEILEQGVDRKKQLMLGFEIYPGESV
- a CDS encoding transketolase family protein, translated to MAGSFNFGEWISARSVIGDTLDEIGKTNEKLFVCTPDVGMNLKNFRQHYPDRYIDVGIAEQNCVGVAAGLALEGNIPVIMGMLPFLSMRSCEQVRTAVCYQNLPVRIIGTGGGLTSGGGSTHNAMEDIAIVKSFVNMTVLSIGDPNMIRDILKLSMDYPGPMYIRLAQGKKDRPLYEPGTIEFSIGGSVTAREGTDATIIAHGEMVGMALDAAEELAKDGIQVRVIDMYTIKPFDQEAVRKAAAETGNIVVWEDHLMSGGLASSLADFFVDEGITPKSFKRFGIPQVYAGFGSGEELQKKYGYHSADVIAYIRSLMNK
- a CDS encoding oxidoreductase, which translates into the protein MSKCKFPHVFSPLKLRSVTLKNRIEFTPMVSCLSNAAGEVTEEYLEFIRMQARSGVSQIIIGDTQIDWERPVCFYGELNVQHDRYVTALSLIPEVAHEYGAKMSIEIAHAGKGGVPSMNTKPGFSSSYLPTPGRMQDIKVMDRADMDYVIGQFVDCCKRVKAAGFDLIFIHAGHNNLFGQFLSPASNIRTDEYGGSMENRMRFPLEILKAIREAVGEDFPLEMRVSAEEMTDTGEPGCGPESGNGCLKPEHTLAFLKEAQKYIDMAHISCGNVFVEPGVKYSVPLYLQERQQNVKYAAMFKKELDIPVSVVGNIMSLEEAEEIIASGKADMVGMCRSLMADPELIHNAVKGCSEDTRPCLRCMDGCGRIFFGLPVRCAVNPIVGREYKYPEGKVEPARKKKKVVIVGGGPAGMQAAQTAVDRGHDVVLFEKDDCLGGMLHDASAVPFKDLMRNYTEWMVRTTMKCGADIRLNTAADKATILAEKPDEVIIATGSQYFVPPIPGVDGPNVVSLSDAENRRAPIGQKVVICGAGLSGIECSVGLSREGKEVTVVDMIPVEDFCSKMFAITRKALFDEVWHGHVQQIGNSKVVEINTDGVVIETEGEKKLLPCDTVITAFGLKSVNNLFGEMLEEMPLNTYCIGDADGVETVRKATKTGFDIAARI